The sequence TTTTCAGCCTCAGTTACAAATCAGgctatgtaatataatttacaaatatataatgaactcaaaatacattaataattCTCATAAAGTGTTCAGCTTAATAAGCTTTGGATGGTTTTATTTCCTATTAAACAGCCATCTTTTGGATCTCTTCCAACGGGATTATTCTGTGAGGGCAGCCAGGCCAACTGAGGAGAAGCCATAAACTTTACATCTTTATCTGTGTAATTGCACACAAGAGCACAACTGTGGACGGACGAGAAGGCTCAACGTTCACTGTGTCAGTTGGCACTTTTACGATTTCTGTTAACTTTTCTTTGAGGACGGCACCGTAACAATTGACAgattgcaaaaaaaatgtgttttgtgaataGAAAAAGAGGACTTAGATGTCCTCTGCAGCTGAAAACTTGATGTTTATCGTTGAGTATTAGTGAATTATAGATGAGTCTGTAAATTTAGCAGTCTAGTTCTATCCCCACGAGCCGTAATTTGTCACTTCTAAGAATATCAAATAGCTCATATAGAAGACTTACTTTTCCAAATACAACAATCACACTCTGGTCAAAACAAGACCAAACTAAGACTTGACTTCTCCAAATCTAACATAATGTCACTACATCCTGGAACATTTTTTACTCTGCGCTGGTGGTACTGTACACCGCAGCCCACTAAACTTTATCAGGCTGCCTTAGACTTCATCTGACTCttgtccctccctcccccctttAGCCCTTACTATCTCTCCAGCTCCCGAGCTCTTTAATCGTCTAACCCTTCTGCACTCGGGGCAGAGGGCTTCTAAACAAACAAGCGTAGTTAAGACAACTCTTATTACACACATGCCATGTAAGTGGATTAGCTGTCATACAGGCAAACAAATAAGCTCACTGCGACCCTTACTGTACCAGTCTGTGccctaaatataaaaatgaacaaagaaACATGTACATAAGtgaggtgaaacacacacatgcgtgcGTACACACAGAGGCCGAAGCCGAACACTGACAGAGGTGAATTATTTAAAGGACAGGAGTGATTTATTACCGTGCGAGGCACACTCTTAACCCTGATCAAACAGGATTAAGATTACAATACCCCCTTCCCACTGCCGGTCGAATTTAGCTAGAAGGCAAATTCAGATTGGTCTTCCCTACATGCCATGCCAGCAGAGGTTCTGGGTATTTCTAGCCCTACTGCATCTATTTCCAGCACAAGTCcactgattaattaattaaaggaataatttCAAGGAAAGGCCAGGACTCCTAAATACAGGGAAACCATGTTCAGTCAAGTCCACTGCTGCAGAGCCGCCACATTTATCTGAGCGGTACATGGCAGATTTCATTAGAGAGGTAAAGGAGTGAcagcgagagaaagagagagaaggggtggTGTAACTACTCTGCCGCGGGCAATAATCAACATAACCAGAGATCAAAAGTTCAAATTACTGCATTGGAGCACATAGAGCACCATCCAGGGCCTGTAATCCCCCTCTGTATCAGAGCACAGCACTTTATAGCAGCCCTCCACTAGATAACACCGCCATGGCACAGCCTTCTTTTATAGGACCCCTATGTTAAACTTCCAGGACTTTGCTATGACGGTtgtcacaataaaacagaccTTTATAACCTTTACAATCTGACCCCCTCTCTCACAGAGCTGGAATATTCTACATGTCGTTTAGGGATACTCGGTAAGTCCATGATCAAGGTAAACATTTCACTAACTGCCTCCTTAATGCAAAGCTAAGTTGGTTAGCGCTAATGCTCCTGGCTTTGTGGTGTCTCCCACTGCTGGGCGATTTGTCCGCAGTGCCAAGACCGAGACTGTTAGTACATGTGACACGGGGTAGTCACTTCATTAATTGGGCTTACCTGGTAAAGCGCACTTTGCAGATGGCGCATTCATAAGGTTTCTCTCCCGTGTGTGTTCGGATGTGGCGGGGTAGCTTGCCTGCTCCTTGAATGACCTTGGAGCATATGGGGCATTTCTGGAAGGCCTTAGAGCGCATCTTCCTCtcgcctccacctcctcctcctccacctcctcctcctctttctcctcctccacccccgctggctctctctcccacccccctctctcctcctcctcctctgtctgggCCTGTTCTGCCCCGTGATAACCAGAGCGGCGGCACTCCCTGTGTCACGGCAGCAGAAGCTGGATCCTCGTTCTGCGTGCTGTTAAAATAATTCAAGTAAAATTCCATGTCGGGGTCATCCCCATCTCCCTGTTCCTCCCCGGTTGTTGCACGCTCCTTCTGCCTCTCGATGGAGTCCATCATCTGCTGCAGGAGGGCACTGGCCGAACCCCTCTCCCTCGCAGTCGCCTCCCTGCCTCCATCTTCCATTTCCGTGTCCTGCCCCAGCCTGGACTCAGGGGGGAGGTAGAAGTGCCCATTTTGCGATGATGGGTGGTAAGATGACCCCGGGCTCGCTCCGTTCCCATGCACCGCCTCCCCgtcctcatcttcctcatcgTCCTCGTCATCATCATCCGGCTCCTGTGTGGGGGCCTGGGCCAAGGCGAGGGCCAGGGGGGAGTAGTACTCACCGGGGCCAGCGGGAGCCCCGTTGCTAGGGGCCCCACCGTTGCCGTGAATAAAGTGCAGGTGCGTGGGCAGGTCCCTGAGCTCTGgtgtgctgcagctgctgctccagTGCGGCCCTTTCTGGAAGTACTCCAGGTACTCCCGGGCACGCACCCGGTTCCCCTGCTCCCTGCCTCCTCTGCCCTTcccctcctcatcttcatcttcttctcttcGCTCACTGCCCGCCTAGTGAAACATGACAGGGAACAAAGAGAGTGAGTGCAGGTGAAACTTAATGTCATTGAAAGTTTGcccaaaaaaagaaaggggaagacgaggagaaagagagacacagaagTACAGTAGTcatttagaaaagaaaaaactataTAAGAAACAACTTCCTAAAGCACATCAGCTAAGGTGAAGTCTGACGAGAAAGACCTGAAGTTCTATCAGCATAGGCAGATCACTCTCTGGGTATCCTGGATGCACACCCAGGGGTTCATTATGAGTACATGCATGTGCATATCACAGCTACTCTTGATTATGTTGAAGTGTAGCTGCGATGTGCTGTGTCTATAGTTGGAGAAATAGCATGCTGTCCTTCCACACACACTATTGGCTCAGAATGAGTAAGTGCTGAACTCAAAGGCTGTGggcgtgtgtgagagagactgaTAAAGGCCATGATGTAAGCTTGAATATGCTGACTATTGTATGAAGGGGTTGGTATGAAGACCAGCATGAACTGCatcttaaggccctgacacaccgagCCAaaggtcggccgtcggacagtttggggccgtcggtgtgcgtctgtcggcctagtttttgcggtgtgtcccgccccgtcggctctagtctgcctgtgaCTGAGGTTTTTCgactgattcagcatgttgaatcggcggcggagcccatcagtgagagaaatcactctgattggctattCAGCTTAAGCATctttcatctcatctcatctgatcatttcaatacacagatattttcacaacaacatggccatctggaatgaagctaagtggtgagtgacaatggtcggcaaacgccgctttgtttcatgtacatatcataacaagggcttgtatatccgccgtcctcggtcttcaagtttcccttttttgaatgatgaatacagactaacGCCACCTGCTgatgtggagagttatttcctctcacgcaggagcagaacgtacgtgctaactgcccgtcagctgtagtctttgcggcgtgttcaagtgcaacttgtcggccaagacaaaggcaacgtgaggcgacgcaacagtcggccttcatcgccgctagttctttgatgtcaactcggtgtgtctgggcctttagatAGTCTGTAAGGGTTGGGTCTTTCAGAGTTTGTAGCGGGCTCTTAAAGATaaagtgaagatgctggtatcgtatgaaaccagaacacctgaggaatccattggtaccaaccaatcgtgaagtaacgctccaaatttacgctcaattttggcgaggaaaaactggcatggccattttcaaaggggtcccttgacctctcactTCAtgaaactgtatcttattagataaaacagatgctGACAAACTGTATAACTTGCTtgtaaaaaaggtaataaatcgcaatatatcttattgcaatactcagtGCGGAATGTTGAAAATTGCAATAACATCGTGTCATGACtgaagtatcgtgataatatcatatcgcggggcctctggtgattcccacccctatgGTCTGTGCTTTGCTATAAATGCATTCAACACGCAGAGCAGATCAAATCTCAAAGCTTAAAATTTGACTTGAACACGTCACTTCTAGTTCTGTAATGGTCTTGTACCGGCGGGGAGAGCACTTTGGTGTCCAGCAGGTGTGTACAGACGTCCTGGACAGGTGGGACTTCCAGGAGGCGTGCAGCAGCAAGGATATCAGCCACACTGCTGTGACTGACTGTCAATGTAGCTGTGTAGGCAAAGTCCAGCAACGCTCCCAGAGCCTCTGCCGCAACAAAGTCGATGTTGTAGATGTTCTGTTGGTCAGCGGCGGCCCCTGAAGTGAAGAGCTTGTGGAAGTAGGAGCTGCAGGACGCCAGGACGGAGCGGTGAGCCGGGAACTCCCGGTCCTCGGCAACCAGGAGCACGTCGCACAGCAGGCCGCTGAGCCGCTGCTTGTTCAGGCTGCCCAGGATGTCTGCGCTGTGCTCAGGGAACGGGATCCCCACGGGGCCTTCCTCTGCCTCTCCcgcccctcctctccctcctccaccgCCGCTGCCTGCTGTCCCCCTGAGCCGCCTTCCACCCCTACCGCCGGCTCCTGACGACATCTTCCACCAGCCTGCCGCCGAGCCGCCTAGCACAGCCCCCACCCGTGTATCCGTCCTGCCGTCTGTCCGTCTGCCTGTCTGCGAAGAGAGGAgttggatggagggatgagatGAGGGGGAAGACAAAGAGGAAATAATAGATCAGTTCATGACATTCTTCATGTGGGTAAAGACAGAGAGgaatattgattaattgatcCACCACGGTCAGGAATATACACCAGAATGCTTCAGAACGCAACCcagtacacacaaatacagaccaCAGAAATACAGTCTCTTAAACTATACTAAGTACATAGCACACTTATATAGTCTTGGTATCCTGGTCTTAAGATCCTACAGGTCTAACAACCCCTCCTCATATCCTTATTAAGTCATATTCTATACATCTAAACAGGAGCCCCTATTATAACATATATGAAGAGGGCCTTATGGAGGTGAGGGTATGAAAGGAGTCCTACTGTAAGAACCATGAGGATACAATaaaggctggtctcatacactgttcatagctatacctaagATAAATAACTGCACTGTAATTcctgtatatcccacaaaatcaattagtgtgtaattcacgtaatcgtgaaccgggaaatataaagagcggcgatcgccgcatagggaggaggtcggggtggataggtgggtcaaaaaataggTCAGAAAAGACTGCAAAATGATTTATCATGtcaaaagtcataaaagtcCAAAAAATCAAGACAGCATCTGGCAAACAGACAAACTGCAACGACAATGAGACACTGCTTTAACAAGTTGAAACTGCTGTTGATATCATTTTTCTCTATCCAATATATAATCTATGCTTATGACCTTCATCCAAGTAAACTGTGTACTAACTTTTTCGGTCTCTAAGTAAACTTTAAGATGATTCACTCTTACAAGTCATCTTTATTCATTAGTATTTATGCAATGCAAAAACTTCTCTACTGATTTTTCACATCAACACATTGACAGTTtcatgaaaatatgtttttctaccCGAGCCATCCAGTTTACGACATTTAATCATTTTGTGCTCTTAGTGCCTGACCTGAAACTGAACTTCACACTGAAGGCTTTGCAtttaacacatactgtatgttgaacGTTGAAAAAAATCTTTTGTACCGAGTAGCtcaaataatataacaatagcAAAAACAGCTAATTCAAACATTTCACTGGACTCAAGAGCCTTGACTGAGTGTCTGGAAAGAAGCCAAACAATAACACCACAGTGCTGCACATCACAACTGCTTGGAACTGATTTTAAAGCAAATCTACTGGCACAACAGGCGTATTTACAGATTTACTAGAACAGTACAAGTGAGACAATAAATGAGTTTCTGGTGGCGCTGAATAAATAGTGGCTCACAACAATTTTGAATGCATTTGGCCAGGCACTTTGCCTGCTACAACACCATGAGTGGGTGAATGACTAAGTGAAGATGTTTatgatagggctgtcaaagttaacatgataataacacaaatttgttttaatttctttaatgtattaatgcaacttgcaattatTAGGGTtcagtgggctcagttttaaagctagagtgaagatactggcatcatatgaaactaaaaaacctcaggaatccattggtaccaaccatgttatattagcttgtcgccaagaaggctaaataacgctccaaacttgcgctaaattttggtggggaaaaactgtcatgaccattttcaaaggggtcccttgacctctgacctcaagatgtgtgaatgaaaatgggttctatgggtacccacgagtctcccctttacagacatgcccactttatgataatcacatgcagttttgggaaagtcagagtcaagtcagcacactgacacactgacagctgttgttgcttgtagagatgttccaataccattttttccttcccgataccgattcggatacctgaacttgcggtatcggccgataccaagtaccgatccaataccaccaccaaaaaatatatagttattacaatctccactagcaccgcactgttgttgttgtttgcaatCGTCACATGACAAACAACATCcgatcagttcttcttcgctgctctaaaacagtagttgccagtggcacccatgatacatccagggcgacagcacagtgaatgctactgttttggagcggcgaagaagaattgatttccagttaaacaagttgatttttctgggttaataaattatggtattggATTGGTGTATAGACTGGCATACTCGCCGATAACCGATACCAACATTTTGGACAGTATCGGACTAGGCTTGCCACGGTAGTCATGTTACCAGTGTTACAGGGTATTTGCGTGTACACCGATTAAATTACTTGCCCACCAcacccaccgtcgttttgcttttttttttacagaaataaaacccatttagtccATTTTAGCGTATCAGCgcagtgttatcaatacatagccGGACAatggacgctacaaactgaaagtgactgctgtctcagcacagagtaacAGGAATCcgatttcacacacaggacgagagagagagttgacagacaagacgatggcggaagATTTGGTGTCAAAACGAAAAGCAAAATCGCCTATTTGGCAATTTCCTCACCCTGACATCCCtatatcggacgcatttccaacactggtatcggtatcggaacaactctagttCTCTATGTGTTTTATGCTAaaggcagtacctgtgagggaattgttttgtgttgatttccaataataaatatatacatacatttgcataaagcagcatatttgcccactcacatgttgctAAGAGTAtcataaatacttgacaaatctctctttaaggtacactttcaacagataaaaatgtgtaattaatttgtgaataatcacaattaactatggaccatattattttattttaaaattaaatattataatcaatCGATAGCCCTGGTTTATgcactatacagtatatgtgtgtgtgcaggtggctGTTTCCTTGTACATACACGCCTACATCTAcggtgtgtgtgcgcatgcaagAAACCAAGTAAGAGGTCGTGGAGGATAGATAGGCAGAGGGCAGTGGGGATCAGAGTGCATGCTGGGAGCTGGACTGTGCAGCTTGTTCACTCTGTGTCAGTCAAGAGCTGGGGGTGGAGGGGAGCGAGGGAGGTGGAGGAAAAGGG comes from Sebastes fasciatus isolate fSebFas1 chromosome 5, fSebFas1.pri, whole genome shotgun sequence and encodes:
- the zbtb7a gene encoding zinc finger and BTB domain-containing protein 7A; translation: MSSGAGGRGGRRLRGTAGSGGGGGRGGAGEAEEGPVGIPFPEHSADILGSLNKQRLSGLLCDVLLVAEDREFPAHRSVLASCSSYFHKLFTSGAAADQQNIYNIDFVAAEALGALLDFAYTATLTVSHSSVADILAAARLLEVPPVQDVCTHLLDTKVLSPPAGSERREEDEDEEGKGRGGREQGNRVRAREYLEYFQKGPHWSSSCSTPELRDLPTHLHFIHGNGGAPSNGAPAGPGEYYSPLALALAQAPTQEPDDDDEDDEEDEDGEAVHGNGASPGSSYHPSSQNGHFYLPPESRLGQDTEMEDGGREATARERGSASALLQQMMDSIERQKERATTGEEQGDGDDPDMEFYLNYFNSTQNEDPASAAVTQGVPPLWLSRGRTGPDRGGGGERGVGERASGGGGGERGGGGGGGGGGGERKMRSKAFQKCPICSKVIQGAGKLPRHIRTHTGEKPYECAICKVRFTRQDKLKVHMRKHTGEKPYLCTQCGAAFAHNYDLKNHMRVHTGLRPYQCSSCFKTFVRSDHLHRHLKKDGCNGIPSRRGRKPRVREPGLLDAPLALLSPGSDTGPGPRTIRGRRRSEASSAAEVEGAAGAHAHSPQLQEFAGEAGP